From the genome of Drosophila melanogaster chromosome 2L, one region includes:
- the Naprt gene encoding nicotinate phosphoribosyltransferase, isoform I: MNDRELGCAGGQFMDRGRMNQNGVVQPLLTDLYQITMAYAYWKSDKTDDTAVFDLFFRNNPFHGEFTIFAGLEECLKFLDSFHYSQSDIEYLKQTLPEGIEHEFFEYLGNLTARDVTLYAIDEGTVAFPRVPIIKIEGPLIIVQLLETTLLTLVNYASLMATNAARYRMVAGKHVKLLEFGLRRAQGPDGGLSASKYSYTGGFDGTSNVLAGKLFNIPVKGTHAHAYITSFSSIGELKTRLIKHKQTGILEDLLEHAVRHRALLSHLLDVSTEESSEGELAAMVSYAIAFPDGFMALVDTYDVKSRETEQANTEPKHINDIKSENSPPKPKASPSTNGHQNGQGVGHVNGHKTTNGHQNGSAQNNGSRTPKDTDIQDTSTSTTTTKTTATATGTLKTTTTVSNGTAYLPKYVEKSFRSSRVGTNPGNRFEQ, from the exons ATGAACGACCGTGAATTGGGCTGTGCGGGCGGACAGTTTATGGATCGCGGGCGGATGAATCAGAATGGCGTTGTCCAGCCGCTGCTCACTG ATTTGTACCAAATAACCATGGCCTATGCCTATTGGAAATCCGATAAAACCGATGATACGGCGGTATTCGATCTGTTCTTTCGCAACAATCCATTCCATGGGGAATTCACCATTTTCGCCGGACTCGAGGAGTGCCTCAAATTCCTGGATAGCTTTCACTATTCCCAGAGCG ATATCGAATACCTGAAGCAAACACTGCCCGAGGGCATTGAGCACGAGTTTTTTGAGTACCTCGGCAATCTGACGGCGCGGGATGTCACCTTGTATGCCATTGATGAGGGCACAGTAGCATTTCCACG AGTACCCATCATTAAGATCGAGGGACCTTTGATCATCGTCCAGCTGCTGGAGACAACACTACTCACCTTGGTAAATTATGCCAG TTTGATGGCCACCAATGCAGCCCGTTATCGCATGGTAGCTGGTAAACATGTCAAACTATTGGAATTTGGACTGCGTCGTGCCCAGGGACCAGATGGAGGTCTATCCGCATCGAAATACTCCTACACAG GCGGTTTTGATGGCACCTCCAATGTGCTGGCTGGAAAATTGTTCAACATACCCGTAAAGGGAACGCATGCCCATGCCTATATCACTAGTTTCAGTAGTATTGGAGAGCTGAAGACCCGTCTAATTAAGCACAAGCAGACAG GCATCCTGGAAGATTTGCTGGAGCATGCTGTCAGGCACCGGGCATTGCTGTCGCATCTCCTTGACGTTTCTACGGAGGAATCTAGTGAGGGGGAACTGGCTGCGATGGTCTCCTATGCCATCGCATTCCCTGATGGATTCATGGCACTTGTCGATACGTACGATGTTAAGAG CCGAGAAACAGAACAAGCCAACACAGAACCAAAGCATATCAATGATATCAAGTCTGAGAACAGTCcgccaaagccaaaggcaaGTCCCTCGACCAATGGCCATCAAAATGGTCAGGGCGTTGGCCACGTAAACGGCCACAAGACCACCAATGGTCATCAGAATGGCTCTGCTCAGAATAATGGCAGTAGAACGCcaaaagatacagatatacaAGATACTAGTACCAGCACAACAACTACGaaaacaactgcaacagcaacaggaacCTTAAAGACAACAACCACAGTGTCCAATGGGACGGCATACCTACCAAAATATGTCGAGAAGTCATTCAG ATCCTCGAGAGTGGGAACTAATCCGGGCAATAGATTCGAACAATGA